In Nymphaea colorata isolate Beijing-Zhang1983 chromosome 10, ASM883128v2, whole genome shotgun sequence, the genomic stretch GGTTGacttatttttgtaattaacttttgtaaaaaaaaaaaaacgtactCTTTGTAAATATGAAAGGGAAGcagctttcataaaaaataaaaaataatgtggcGTGATACAAAGACTCGTCCTATTTTGAGATTGAGGCAAAAATATCGATGGTGCTTTGGAGCGTAACCTAGACAtatgcatttttcatatttatgctcaaagttattttttatgtaaggCGCAGGCATGAgaaacatttgcatccaaaaaatttcaaaaaattataatatggTTTGGCGTTGAACATAACTTCAAATGGGTAAGTCCTTCAAGAGTTTTGGTGGGAACATAACTTTGTAGCCGTGTGAAAAGCATAAGACCAATATTTGTTTGGTACTCAAGCATTAGCCAACATAGTGAGACCGATTTCAACAACATGACGGTGGCATCTCTCAACTACCCCGTTTTATTTCCGAACATGAGGACAAGAAACCCTGTGCCCAATAAGATTTAATTCAAGAAAACCAATAAGACATTGATATTCTCATCCCCAGTCTGAATGCAGGAATTTAATTTTTATACATGTAACAAACTTAGCACCcggtttaaaattttgaaaaacttcatgTAAGTCTGATTTGTGCCTAATAACATATGTCCAAGAATATTTTGAATAGGCATCAACAAATAAAGCATAGTGTCTTTATCCATCAATACTAGTCATGAGCACATGGCCCCAAAATTAGAGTAAACAATATCTAAGAATCCACGATGACTCTTACCTTTTTGACAAGTTTCACACACTTTATTCAGTAGAAAATCATGATAAGGCAAACCAAACTTATTCAATATGTTCATAACAGTTTTTCAAAGCATGATGGCTAAAACATCTATGCCAAGTGTCAATTGAGTCTTTGATGCCAACATCTCTGGTGGTAAAGAGGGTATCCTTCTTCTCATTCAGCATCAACTTGTATAAACCTTTCTCACTTCGACCTTGAGTAGCAGTTTCTTTGAAATAAGATCCTTAACGTAGTAACAAGAGGGGTGAAATTcgaataaaatattattatccTTAGCAAATTTGTGAACTAACATGAGATTCTTAGAAATTTCAAGCACATTGAGAATACCACCTATGACAAATCTGTCAAAAACAGTGGTGAACCAATATGGTTAATAGCCAAACCAGACCTGTGCCTCCAATATGAACACTGTTGTCACCTTGATATTCAGAGTGGAGAGATAAATTGTTTAAATAACTGGGCACATGATGTGATGCCCTGTAATCAGGATAGTAGTTTTGATCATCGGTGGAATTATGGTGAGGAGCCACTTGATATGCTTTTGGTGCTGGTGGAGGATTGTTTTGAGCATAGGAGACAAGTTGATAGCATGTGTGCGTAGAGTGGACAGGTTTTTTGCTGATTTGGCAAGTAATGCGATGTTTATCATTTTGAGATATGCCTCCATGGCCTCTAAAGTTGCTACGATTTCCTCTTCCACCACGATAAACTAATCCTTCATGTTTTTGATTTTAAGAATTGAAATTAGTCTTGTTTGTCAAATTAATAGAAACATCCAGCTGATTCAACATCATATCTTTCTATCATGTTACATTTTTGAGTCGAGCAGACCATGAAGCTCTTCCAAAGTTACTGGTGTAGATCAGGTCTCCATGGAAACCCTGAAGGCATGATACTTATTTGGTAATTCTTCCAACAAATGCACGACAAGATCATCCTCATCAACAGGTTTAGACGCAACAGTTAATTGATATCCAATAGATTTTGCATATTGAAAATATTCATCTActatcttgttttctttttttcatattctgaaGTTGGCCTCTAAAATGAATTATGGGTGAACGAGAATGAGAAGCATATGATTTCTTTAATGATGACGAAACTTAATATGCAGTTTCCAAACCAATAACTTAACTCAAGACAGTTTCACTCAACGAGATAATAGTCAACTCAAAACAAACTGATCATGCTTCAACCATAAGATGTAATCAAGATTAACATCATCAGAGTTTCCAACAATTCATGAACCCATAACTAATCAACAACAATTTTGGATGGACAGGGGTTCGTCCCATCAATATAACCCATGAACCCATAACTAATCAACAACAATTTTGGATGGACAGGGGTTCATCCCATCAATATAACCCATGAACCCATAACTAATCAAGATAGACTTCAATTGAGCAGTCCAAAGCAGATAATTGTCAACTGATAATAGTTTGATGACACCTAGTTAAAGTTGAAGCTGGCGCTCAGAAATCTGTTTGACATTGAAGAAgttgacgatgaagaagatgCTGCCATGGATGCTGGATGATGCCAGATGATCAACAGTGCTGCACTGATACCATActagaaaatgaacaaaaaaagaacaattaACGAGTTGCGATGCTGAAACCACCTACGTCTTTGAATTTTTCCATCCTCTCATCAACATCTTAGCGAGAGGTAGAGCTCCACTATTTAGAGAATATCAATTACAACTTCAACTCCTAAAATGACGGACTTGATTTTTACAAATAATTTCTTCACAGAAATTGCCTCTACTTGTGTTGcctattttatctttttccttaGATAAAGAGATTTGGGTGATATTCTCTTCAACGGTACCATCTTTTGATTTCACGGCAGCATCCTCTGATTTCTTGCCAACAAAATTCTTTGCCTTATTCCTATGGCCGTCCTTCACTGCATAAGCTGGTTCTCTACGAGGCTCTTGGCGTATGCCAGTGTTAAGGCTGGATTTGGTGTCGACCTTCCTTTGCTGTAAGTACGTTCATTTCGTTTCAATAAAGGGAGGAAGCCTAACTCCCAAGCAAGGGTCATACTTCAATTATCAAGTAAAATGTACCAGAAGCTTCGACTCATAtgattcaaaaatataaaacccGTGACTTATCCATGCTCCAAATTAATGCAaacatatatatgcaaatgtGTATGTTATGTAAAGGAGACTTGATTCATGAAGTGGACGGCGTCAGCTAATAAGAATCCGGCTGAAAAGCACATTtctattacatttttttaaagagtaCTTTGAACTAATTAAAGGAATcgaaaataagaaagagagcGCATGATTCGTCTTGACCTATTTCGGTCTCGTTAAGCCGATCATACATTGAAATCAGTCTTCAGACATTCATTGCATTTTTTGGCTTCCTTCTGTCAACAGTACTCGTTCTCAATTGGattaatataaaagaaaatacaacCGATTATGCATTCTTTTTCACGTTGGCCATATCCGTAAAGTACAAATTTGAAGCCAGAGTTCCATTGAAGATGAAAGATAATTATAATTCCTATAAGATCACGTAATGGACTTGACATCAGTACAAGTTCATCGAGTTTATCTGTGCGTATACTATGCATGACATACATGCATCATGCATCTAGTGAACCATCTCCATGTTCTTGGTCATCATCACCATGAATTCTTGAATATCAACCTTGCCATCCCCATCTTTGTCAACACCCTTCACCATCCTCTTACATTCCTCCAAGCTGCATCTCTCCCCAAGCCTCTTCAGAACCTGGAACACCTCCTCCCCACTGATCTTCCCATCCCCATCCACATCAAACACATGGAATGCACTCTGCATATCACTCTCCTTCACCCCACCCCCCTTCCCAACCACCGCCATGAATTCATTGAAATCAATGAACCCATCATTATCTGTGTCTGCAACCCTCATCATGCTCATCACCTCTGCCTGTGAGTTGTCCCTCCCAAGAGCTTTGAGCACACGCCCAAGCTCCTCTGCAGATAGTTTCCCATCTTTGTTGGCATCAAATTTTGCGAAGACTCGCCTCATTTCCTCATTGTTAGATTGAAACAGCTTAGTGGCACCAGAAATCGTGCCATTTTGCCTGGAAGACTTCCTGGAGAAGGGCTTCATGCTcctaaaatgagaaaagaaagagagtctTGCCATTTCTGACTTGAGATGAAAAGGAAAGGCGTCCTGTAGTTGATTGTTAAGGTGATAAAAACTGAGATGGGATTCGAAGAAGGGTGGAAACATAATTTATAGATGTTTGTGGTGCACCTGATTCCAGATTGAGGAATAAAGGTAAGGATTCAAAGCAGTTGAGCGGAAGGCGGTGGATGCCTTTCTAATACATGCATGACatcttctttcatttgcttGGTGTCTGTTAATTTATATGCTTAGCAACGTCGGTGAATGCCTTTCTGACACATAACCTCctctttcatttgtttaatgTGTGTTAATCAATATGTTAAGCATCTTGGAAAGGGAGAAGAAATGAGCCCAACTATAAAAGCCAGCATCCAGCACAATCACTTTATGGAAAAAGAAACTTTCCGGCCAGcctgttaaaatttaaaaagcaacGTGCATCCACAGTTTTCTGGCCAGTTTTACAAGTGGTTTAATTTGTAGTCATTCGCTTCTTGgcgcaattttttttttttctttctggtcAACATAGCAGTAGTggaatggaacatgtttaacaaGATACACGAGGTAAAGGTGAACAGAATTTATTCTTCAAAACGAagtggaatcaaaattcttttaatttaACTTCATTTAGACAGGTAAGCGACCATTAGGAAAACCATCCTGGCACTTATTGTAGATTATCACGGCCTCTTTCGTTGTTAAAAGTTTGGAGGTCGGTCTTCCCGACTCTCCAGCTTCTGCCTTATGGTGATGGCTGCATGTTTGCAAAATTTAAGGGGCGCACGGCACCAAGAATACtaacatagtgtttcatgaatctatctccAAGATTaaagtagatttatgaaatactagaacacattgtttcataaatttactcTAATCTTataaacatatttataaaacattatTATACTGTTTTTGTTGCCAAAGGACCCGCAGATCATTTGACAGTAGCCACACTATTTAAGCGTCTCatgaatatgcaaaaaaaaattgaggcagattcataaaacacattAGAACTAATGCTTCATGAATCTGCTCAAATACTTAGGACATAATCATAagaaactcaaaattttttcctgCCGCCAGCCAAACGACCCTTAAAGTcgttttatgttttagtttgCTAGAAACATGTGCACCTGTCCTCTGTTTGGTGACTGGAGGCCGCCTGCACCTGCAACTTTGCCCATTCGAAGTGGGGACTCATAGTCCTTGGCCTTCATCCTCGAGTACCACATTCCCCTGAACCTAAAGTGAAGAATTGAGGATTAAAAGTAGCCTGCTTGGACATGTCTAAGAAAGGTTAAACAAGTATCATTGTGAAGGCGATGGGGAGACTCTTTGGGTGGGCAAGGAAGGAGGACCATCTACGGTTTTACGGGAAGCCACGGCCAAAAAACAGGGACTAGTAATATTCGATTCATAGGCCGGAAAGCCTACTGCACACTCAAAAGGTAGGCACCTTCCTCCTTCCTTgccaagagggaaaaaacaaagatgaTAACTCATGACATGCATCTTTCTGAATGCTTTCTCATGTCACGCAGGCAGCCTTGTTCATCAATTGATTAGACATGAATCTAGCTGCAGCCTTGTACATCAATTGATTATACATAAATCTATCTAGCTGTATAGTTGGCAAATTCACCGGGTTGACTTGAGAATAACCAGAGTCAGCCCAGATCACTAAAAAACCCAGGTTGACTCACCCCTGACTCACCCTTGACTCAGCTCGACACGGCCCGACTTGCCCTTGACTCGGCCCAACTCACCCCTACCTGACTTGCCCGATTCAACTGCACTGATTTACATTCAGCTCGCTGACCTGGTGACCTGGTCATCTGCCAATTTGAGTCTTgagtcatgggtttgccaatTATGTCTAACTG encodes the following:
- the LOC116261843 gene encoding probable calcium-binding protein CML18; this encodes MFPPFFESHLSFYHLNNQLQDAFPFHLKSEMARLSFFSHFRSMKPFSRKSSRQNGTISGATKLFQSNNEEMRRVFAKFDANKDGKLSAEELGRVLKALGRDNSQAEVMSMMRVADTDNDGFIDFNEFMAVVGKGGGVKESDMQSAFHVFDVDGDGKISGEEVFQVLKRLGERCSLEECKRMVKGVDKDGDGKVDIQEFMVMMTKNMEMVH